From a single Parambassis ranga chromosome 2, fParRan2.1, whole genome shotgun sequence genomic region:
- the cyp20a1 gene encoding cytochrome P450 20A1, with product MLDFAIFAVTFVIILVGAVLYLYPSSRRASGIPGLNPTDEKDGNLQDIVNRGSLHEFLVSLHQDFGSVASFWFGARPVVSLGSVKQLQQHINPNHTTDSFETMLKSLLSYQSGTGGGASETVIRKKMYESAINNTLKNNFPFMLKLVDELVAKWRSFPEDQHTPLCAHLLGLAMKTVTQLALGERFKDDAEVIFFRKNHDAIWSEIGKGYLDGSLEKSSSRKGHYEKALSEMESVLLSIAKERRAQRKQAVFVDTLLQSNLTDRQIMEDCMVFTLAGSVITANLCIWALYFLSSSEDIQDKLYQELEDVVGSDPISLDKIPQLRYCQQVLNETVRTAKLTPVAARLQEVEGKVDQHVIPKETLVIYALGVVLQDADTWSTPYRFDPDRFEDESARKSFCLLGFSGNQTCPELRFAYTVASVLLSTVVRQLKLHRLKGHVAEVRSELVSTPKDETWITVSRRSS from the exons ATGTTGGACTTTGCCATCTTTGCTGTGACGTTTGTCATCATTTTGGTCGGCGCTGTTCTCTATTTGTACCCA TCCTCCAGGAGGGCCTCTGGCATCCCAGGTCTCAACCCCACAGATGAGAA GGATGGAAACCTGCAGGACATCGTAAACAGAGGCAGCCTGCATGAATTCCTCGTCAGTCTGCATCAGGACTTTGGCTCTGTGGCATCATTCTGGTTTGGGGCTCGCCCAGTGGTCAGCCTGGGCtctgtgaagcagctgcagcaacacaTCAACCCCAACCACACCA CGGACTCCTTTGAGACGATGCTAAAGTCGTTGCTAAGTTACCAGTCAGGGACGGGAGGTGGGGCCAGTGAGACAGTAATAAGAAAGAAGATGTACGAGAGTGCCATCAACAACACGCTGAAGAACAACTTCCCTTTCATGCTGAAG CTGGTGGATGAGTTGGTGGCGAAGTGGAGGTCGTTCCCAGAGGATCAGCACACCCCACTATGTGCTCACCTGCTGGGTCTGGCTATGAAGACTGTCACCCAGCTGGCTCTGGGCGAGCGATTTAAAGATGATGCAGAGGTCATTTTTTTCCGCAAGAACCATGACGCG ATCTGGTCAGAAATTGGGAAGGGCTACTTAGATGGCTCCCTGGAGAAAAGCTCCAGCAGGAAAGGACACTATGAAAAGG CTTTGTCAGAGATGGAGTCGGTGCTGCTGTCAATAGCAAAGGAGCGAAGAGCTCAGAGGAAGCAGGCAGTGTTTGTGGACACTCTACTTCAGTCCAACCTAACGGACAGACAG ATTATGGAGGACTGCATGGTGTTCACTCTGGCAGGAAGCGTCATCACTGCTAACT tGTGTATCTGGGcgctttacttcctgtccagcTCGGAGGACATCCAGGACAAGTTGTACCAGGAGCTTGAGGATGTTGTGGGCTCTGATCCAATTTCCTTGGACAAGATTCCTCAGCTCAG ATACTGCCAACAGGTCCTCAATGAGACAGTGAGAACTGCAAAGCTGACCCCTGTCGCTGCTCGGCTTCAGGAAGTGGAGGGCAAAGTCGATCAGCACGTCATCCCCAAAGAG ACACTGGTGATCTACGCATTGGGAGTGGTGCTGCAAGATGCTGACACCTGGAGCACACCATACAG GTTTGATCCAGATCGCTTTGAGGACGAGTCCGCCAGGAAGAGCTTCTGCCTGCTCGGTTTCTCAGGGAATCAGACGTGTCCAGAGCTCAG GTTTGCCTACACCGTTGCGTCTGTCCTGCTCAGCACAGTGGTGCGGCAGCTGAAGCTTCACCGGCTGAAGGGACACGTGGCGGAGGTCCGATCTGAGCTGGTTTCCACGCCAAAGGATGAAACCTGGATCACAGtcagcagaagaagcagctaG
- the mpp4b gene encoding MAGUK p55 subfamily member 4, with protein sequence MRQAVEAQVLNPYCELGEHGLRQILSDVIEEVRQSVSQDIDGAEILHSLLNAAWLQSLLKVYECLQRHLRGSPAPVLDYASGLSLQLMIDIRALPGCSEDVKELYRLLQQPHLQALLSAHDTVAQKDYDPVLPPMPDDLPDDEEATRIVCLVKNKQPLGATIKRNEITGEIFVARVIHGGLADRSGLLHAGDRIIEVNGFSVDGMEPEQVIQVVQARSQGTIMFKVVPITERPVHNQTMLYVRAMADYSPQQDPTIPCADAGMSFRKGDVLEIVDQTDALWWQARKLPSSMACAGLIPSTNLLKRKQREFWWSQPYQPHACMQTLSTVEEEEDLIAIDEKCVEADEEAFESEEFREEDDDFSTNIEGVYLAGFRRSMRVCRRRCHSTTQPSCHTRCPSSCYSALNSPYEEVVRYQRHPQDAHRLIALLGPSGVGVNELRRRLIEMNPNVFQGAVPHTTRAPRGYEESGREYFFTSREVFDNMVYNNRFLEYGEYKGNLYGTSIESVKEVLNSRKSCIIDIEPNAIMAVRTHELRAYIIYVKPPPLEHLRETRHDSYITTSYYVNRPFKDEDFQEMEEGARKIEAHYWQFFDHVLINNDLQDSCVQLLTAVRKAQDEPQWVPASWIRPTAES encoded by the exons ATGAGGCAGGCGGTGGAGGCTCAGGTGTTAAACCCCTACTGTGAGCTCGGAGAACACG GCCTGCGTCAGATCCTGTCTGATGTCATCGAGGAGGTGAGGCAGTCCGTCAGTCAGGACATCGATGGAGCCGAGATTCTGCACAGCCTTCTGAACGCAGCCTGGCTGCAGTCGCTGCTCAAG GTGTACGAGTGTCTTCAAAGACACCTGAGAGgctctcctgctcctgttttgGACTACGCTTCAGGCCTCTCTCTTCAG cTGATGATAGACATCAGAGCGTTACCGGGCTGCTCCGAGGACGTCAAAGAGCTCTACCGCCTCCTTCAGCAGCCACACCTGCAG GCTCTTCTCTCCGCTCACGATACGGTGGCCCAGAAGGACTATGACCCAGTGCTGCCACCAATGCCAGACGACCTACCAGATGACGAGGAGGCCACAAGGATCGTCTGCTtggtcaaaaacaaacaacctcTG ggAGCAACCATAAAGAGAAATGAGATTACCGGGGAGATTTTTGTGGCTCGGGTGATTCATGGAGGGCTGGCAGATCGAAGTG gtctgcTTCACGCAGGCGACAGGATCATAGAGGTGAACGGCTTTTCTGTGGATGGGATGGAGCCTGAGCAAGTTATCCAAGTGGTG CAAGCTCGGTCACAAGgcaccatcatgtttaaggtcGTCCCCATCACAGAGAGGCCAGTCCACAACCAGACGATG CTGTACGTGCGCGCCATGGCCGACTACAGCCCACAGCAGGACCCGACCATCCCCTGCGCCGATGCCGGCATGAGCTTCAGAAAGGGCGACGTGCTGGAGATTGTGGACCAGACAGACGCCCTCTGGTGGCAAGCCAGAAAGCTGCCGAGCAGCATGGCCTGCGCCGGCCTCATCCCCTCCACCAACCTGCTCAAACG GAAGCAGAGGGAGTTCTGGTGGTCTCAGCCTTACCAGCCTCACGCCTGCATGCAGACCT TGAGCACAGTAGAAGAAG AGGAAGACCTGATAGCCATTGATGAGAAATGTGTGGAAGCAG ATGAGGAGGCTTTTGAATCTG AGGAGTTCAGAGAAG AGGATGATGACTTCAGCACCAACATTGAAGGGGTATATTTAG CGGGCTTCAGGCGCAGCATGCGTGTGTGTCGGCGGCGCTGTCACAGCACCACCCAGCCTTCCTGCCACACTCGCTGTCCCAGCAGCTGCTACAGCGCCCTGAACAGCCCATATGAGGAGGTGGTACGCTATCAGCGCCACCCGCAGGATGCTCACCGCCTCATCGCTCTCTTAG GTCCGTCTGGTGTGGGTGTGAACGAGCTTCGGAGGCGTTTGATTGAGATGAACCCAAACGTGTTCCAGGGAGCTGTTCCTC aCACTACCAGAGCTCCCAGAGGATATGAGGAGTCGGGCAGAGAATACTTCTTCACCAGCAGAGAAGTCTTTGACAACATGGTTTATAACAACAG GTTTCTGGAATATGGCGAGTACAAAGGGAATCTGTATGGCACCAGCATCGAGTCTGTGAAGGAAGTCCTGAACAGCAGGAAGAGCTGCATCATCGACATCGAGCCAAAC GCCATTATGGCAGTGAGGACCCATGAACTGAGAGCCTACATCATCTATGTAAAGCCTCCACCTCTGGAGCACCTCAGGGAGACCCGGCACGACTCCTACATCACTACCAGCTACTACGTCAACCGGCCATTCAAA GACGAGGACTTCCAGGAGATGGAGGAAGGAGCCAGGAAGATAGAGGCTCACTATTGGCAGTTCTTTGATCATGTGCTCATcaacaatgacctgcaggactCCTGCGTCCAGCTGCTGACGGCTGTGAGAAAGGCGCAGGACGAGCCGCAGTGGGTTCCTGCCAGCTGGATACGACCCACCGCCGAGTCCTAA
- the LOC114453080 gene encoding transmembrane protein 237B-like isoform X1, with protein METGGSKKNRSRELPPLPQRGQRTLPTMSSQDTTVEDFPASKQKKKRVRKENNGVDDTDDQGMEMGGLGSHRVSEVEDHLTLEATTDAPPQRRRRKKKTPTIDLEDDQADLVNGDAADQATDGEELVRKPKKKKKPKVTESQLPDELDVEEDDIVTDAPPPIPQHALFSAPQGQSQPVGKVFVERNKRFQAAERSDWRKTSDQMDNMADFQLVQPLWTTRDVSIRVHEGFRVFGLYCHGFLAGYAVWNVVVVYMLAGQHLTALSNLLEQYHSLAYPSQSLLYMLLAISTVAAFDRLNLAKGTMALRDFITLDPVALASFCESTQMIQHHSGCLASADTLFFFSSVYFSALVLSLSQQMTSDRINLYSSFNSTLWPPGSEHQILHPWVTVNLVVALLVGLAWIFIATRPEADYTEGYLMAMEIEPLKPEDKSEITA; from the exons ATGGAGACGGGAGGCTCAAAG AAAAACAGGTCTAGGGAGCTTCCGCCTCTTCCACAG cGAGGGCAGCGAACACTTCCCACAATGTCAAG TCAAGACACAACAG TGGAAGATTTTCCAGCatcaaaacagaagaagaagagggtgagGAAGGAGAACAATGGAGTTGATGATACAGATG ATCAGGGGATGGAGATGGGAGGCCTTGGCAGCCACAGGGTATCCGAGGTTGAAGACCATCTAACACTTGAAGCCACGACAGATGCGcctcctcagaggaggaggaggaaaaagaaaactcCCACCATAG ATCTTGAAGACGATCAAGCCGACCTGGTGAATGGagatgcagcagatcaggccaCAGATGGAGAGGAACTGGTCAGAAAAcccaaaaagaaaaa GAAGCCAAAAGTCACTGAGTCGCAGCTTCCTGATGAGTTGGACGTAGAAGAGGATGACATCGTCACCGACGCTCCTCCTCCTATCCCCCAGCATGCCCTGTTCTCGGCCCCGCAGGGTCAGAGCCAGCCGGTCGGGAAGGTCTTTGTAGAGAGGAACA AGCGATTCCAGGCTGCAGAGCGCTCAGACTGGAGGAAGACCAGTGACCAGATGGATAACATGGCTGACTTCCAGCTGGTGCAGCCGCTTTGGACCACCAGAGACGTTTCTATCAGAGTGCACGAAGGCTTCAG gGTGTTTGGGCTGTACTGTCATGGCTTCCTGGCAGGCTATGCTGTGTGGAATGTGGTGGTGGTGTATATGCTCGCGGGGCAGCACCTTACTGCTCTGTCCAACTTGCTGGAGCAGTACCACAGCCTAGCGTACCCCTCCCAGTCTCTACTCTACATGCTGCTGGCCATCAGCACAGTGGCCGCCTTCGACAG ATTGAATTTGGCCAAAGGCACCATGGCTCTGCGGGACTTCATCACATTGGATCCGGTGGCACTCGCCTCTTTCTGTGAGTCTACACAGATGATTCAGCATCACAGTGGGTGCTTGGCTTCTGCTGacactctgttttttttctcctcagtgtATTTCTCAGCACTGGTCCTCTCTCTGAGCCAACAGATGACCAGTGATCGAATCAACCTCTACTCATCCTTTAATTCAACACTATG GCCTCCAGGGTCGGAACACCAAATTCTCCACCCGTGGGTGACAGTCAACTTGGTGGTGGCTCTGCTTGTAGGTCTGGCTTGGATTTTTATTGCCACCAGACCTGAGGCCGACTACACTGAGG GTTATCTGATGGCCATGGAGATCGAGCCTCTGAAGCCTGAGGACAAATCAGAAATAACCGCCTGA
- the LOC114453080 gene encoding transmembrane protein 237B-like isoform X2 → METGGSKKNRSRELPPLPQRGQRTLPTMSSQDTTVEDFPASKQKKKRVRKENNGVDDTDDQGMEMGGLGSHRVSEVEDHLTLEATTDAPPQRRRRKKKTPTIDLEDDQADLVNGDAADQATDGEELVRKPKKKKKPKVTESQLPDELDVEEDDIVTDAPPPIPQHALFSAPQGQSQPVGKVFVERNKRFQAAERSDWRKTSDQMDNMADFQLVQPLWTTRDVSIRVHEGFRVFGLYCHGFLAGYAVWNVVVVYMLAGQHLTALSNLLEQYHSLAYPSQSLLYMLLAISTVAAFDRLNLAKGTMALRDFITLDPVALASFLYFSALVLSLSQQMTSDRINLYSSFNSTLWPPGSEHQILHPWVTVNLVVALLVGLAWIFIATRPEADYTEGYLMAMEIEPLKPEDKSEITA, encoded by the exons ATGGAGACGGGAGGCTCAAAG AAAAACAGGTCTAGGGAGCTTCCGCCTCTTCCACAG cGAGGGCAGCGAACACTTCCCACAATGTCAAG TCAAGACACAACAG TGGAAGATTTTCCAGCatcaaaacagaagaagaagagggtgagGAAGGAGAACAATGGAGTTGATGATACAGATG ATCAGGGGATGGAGATGGGAGGCCTTGGCAGCCACAGGGTATCCGAGGTTGAAGACCATCTAACACTTGAAGCCACGACAGATGCGcctcctcagaggaggaggaggaaaaagaaaactcCCACCATAG ATCTTGAAGACGATCAAGCCGACCTGGTGAATGGagatgcagcagatcaggccaCAGATGGAGAGGAACTGGTCAGAAAAcccaaaaagaaaaa GAAGCCAAAAGTCACTGAGTCGCAGCTTCCTGATGAGTTGGACGTAGAAGAGGATGACATCGTCACCGACGCTCCTCCTCCTATCCCCCAGCATGCCCTGTTCTCGGCCCCGCAGGGTCAGAGCCAGCCGGTCGGGAAGGTCTTTGTAGAGAGGAACA AGCGATTCCAGGCTGCAGAGCGCTCAGACTGGAGGAAGACCAGTGACCAGATGGATAACATGGCTGACTTCCAGCTGGTGCAGCCGCTTTGGACCACCAGAGACGTTTCTATCAGAGTGCACGAAGGCTTCAG gGTGTTTGGGCTGTACTGTCATGGCTTCCTGGCAGGCTATGCTGTGTGGAATGTGGTGGTGGTGTATATGCTCGCGGGGCAGCACCTTACTGCTCTGTCCAACTTGCTGGAGCAGTACCACAGCCTAGCGTACCCCTCCCAGTCTCTACTCTACATGCTGCTGGCCATCAGCACAGTGGCCGCCTTCGACAG ATTGAATTTGGCCAAAGGCACCATGGCTCTGCGGGACTTCATCACATTGGATCCGGTGGCACTCGCCTCTTTCT tgtATTTCTCAGCACTGGTCCTCTCTCTGAGCCAACAGATGACCAGTGATCGAATCAACCTCTACTCATCCTTTAATTCAACACTATG GCCTCCAGGGTCGGAACACCAAATTCTCCACCCGTGGGTGACAGTCAACTTGGTGGTGGCTCTGCTTGTAGGTCTGGCTTGGATTTTTATTGCCACCAGACCTGAGGCCGACTACACTGAGG GTTATCTGATGGCCATGGAGATCGAGCCTCTGAAGCCTGAGGACAAATCAGAAATAACCGCCTGA